The following nucleotide sequence is from Verrucomicrobiota bacterium.
GATTGGTCAGTTTCCGATGGATGGACAAAGCGGGTTCTCAGGCTGGGGGCAAAGCGCTTGAGCTCGGCTTTCCAGTTCGCCAGCAATGAGGCGGGAAGCACCAGGAGGGACGGTTTATTTGTGGCACCCGCCTTTTCTTTGAGAGCCACAAGCAGGGATATTATCTGCACGGTTTTGCCCAGGCCCATGTCATCCGCGAGGCAGGCGCCCAGCCCGATTGTTGAGAGTAAGTATAGCCAGTCCCGGCCAACTGCCTGATAGGGGCGCAAGATACCGTGGAAATGTTTGTTTTCCCCGGCTGTGACGAGTCCGTCCGGGTTGCGGAGTCCGGCGAGCATTCCGGAAAGCCAATTACCTGCATCGACAAAGGCCCACTCCTGTTCTGCAATCTGGGCCGAATCGGCGGTGGACAGATCTGCCTGGGCGCCCGCCAACAGGCGCATTCCTTCAATAAAGGAAATGCCGTTGCCCCCGGCATCGGCTTCAACCTGTCGCCAATGTGCGAGAGCCTCGTTCAGTTTTTCTTTATCCACCTCGATCCATTGCCCTTTGATGTAAGCAAGCCCATTGTCGGACGCCATGATCTCCCGCCATTGTTGCTCCGTGAGCTTTTGACCGTCGAAGGTGAGATCGACTTTGAAGTCCAGCAGGGTGTCCATCCCAAAAAGTCCTTTCTTCTTTTCGCCGATGGTGACCGAGACTTGGGGACGCGGGCGTTTCTTCCACCAATCGGGTAGTCTCACCAGTAGCCCGCTTTCTTCAAGCCGGGGTGAGTTCTTGAGTAACTGGTATGCTTCTCCAGGCGTCCAGGCCAGCGGATGAAACACATCGCCGGACTCTACGAGTTCCCGCACAAACTCCACTTGATCCGCCGCCCTTTGCACAGGGGTGAGTAGTTTGATCAGTGCTTTTTTATTACGGTCCCCGGCGTATTCCTGGAGGGCCTTTCCCAGGGGCTGGTACTGCACGCGGCCTTTTTGGGAAAGTTTGGGTGCATAGGTTGCGAGGAAGGCGAAGGGAAGCTCCGGATCGCGTTTGTTTTCGGCGAGATGAAAACAGACCCGTCCGACCTGATGCCAAAGGGGTGCGTTTTTTGCCAGCCATGAATTCAGACTTTCTTTGTGGCGTACGATTTCCTCTCGTACCCAGCCGTCGAGGTCGTTCCATAAATCCACGAAACTATCCGGGCTCAAATACTCGCCTCCACGCATCGGAGGAGCTGAGAGGAAAAGATCGTTTCGCTCCGAGCTTGTGGGCGGCTCAATCGGATCAAGCCGGGCTCCCTCCGACTCGGGTGTGCGGCACAGCTCAGTGAGGTAGAGACTGGCAAAGTCTTGCCAGTATGCAACGGAAGGAGGCAGGGGCGAGCTTGGCTTTGTGGCCGCGAGAGCAAATAATCCCTCCGCCTGGGACAAGGCGAACGCATCGGATACACGCTCAAACCAGGCGTCGTTGCGGTAAGAAACGTTGGCATCCCCGCCGGAGCCATTCTGAATACGAAGGCTGGCGCCCGGAGTTAAAAAGAATTCAAAACTCATGGGTGAAAAAGGAAAATGAGCTACGCTGGGCTAGGTTGTTTCTTCGGGGGAAAGCGGATCTTTGATGATGTCTCTATCCACTTTTTCAGGTCGGAAAAATTTAGCCACTTTAAATTGTTAGAGGCTTTTGTCCAGGCAGACGAAGTTGGCGTTGTCATGGTTTGCTTTAGTTTCTAACAGAACGACAAAAAAGGCCGGGCCCTTGCGAGTCCGGCCGTCAACGGTCTGCCAAAATTAGTTGTAGATCTTTTCGTCGATGTAGGCCGCTACCTCCGCTTCCGGAATGCGGACCTGTTCCATCGAATCGCGATCGCGCAGAGTAACGGTGCCATCCTCTAGTGAATCGAAGTCCACGGTAATGCAGTAGGGAGTTCCGGCTTCGTCCATGCGACGGTAACGGCGACCAATCGCCCCGGCCTGATCGTAGAAGACATTATGGCGGCGACTAAGGTTCTTATAAATGCGTTTAGACATTTCCACGATCTCTGGCTTGTTTTTCATGAGTGGAAAAACAGCTGCCTTGATCGGCGCAATGCGCGGGGAGAACTTCAAGACGTTGCGGGTCTCACCTTCCACCTCCTCAACCGTGTATGCTGAACAGAGTACAGCCAGCAATGTGCGGTCCACGCCGAGTGAAGGTTCGATTACGTGTGGGATGTATTTCT
It contains:
- a CDS encoding DEAD/DEAH box helicase — translated: MSFEFFLTPGASLRIQNGSGGDANVSYRNDAWFERVSDAFALSQAEGLFALAATKPSSPLPPSVAYWQDFASLYLTELCRTPESEGARLDPIEPPTSSERNDLFLSAPPMRGGEYLSPDSFVDLWNDLDGWVREEIVRHKESLNSWLAKNAPLWHQVGRVCFHLAENKRDPELPFAFLATYAPKLSQKGRVQYQPLGKALQEYAGDRNKKALIKLLTPVQRAADQVEFVRELVESGDVFHPLAWTPGEAYQLLKNSPRLEESGLLVRLPDWWKKRPRPQVSVTIGEKKKGLFGMDTLLDFKVDLTFDGQKLTEQQWREIMASDNGLAYIKGQWIEVDKEKLNEALAHWRQVEADAGGNGISFIEGMRLLAGAQADLSTADSAQIAEQEWAFVDAGNWLSGMLAGLRNPDGLVTAGENKHFHGILRPYQAVGRDWLYLLSTIGLGACLADDMGLGKTVQIISLLVALKEKAGATNKPSLLVLPASLLANWKAELKRFAPSLRTRFVHPSETDQSTLATMAKAPDQAFPACDIVLTSYGMLRRQPWLLDLEWQLVILDEAQAVKNPGSRQTKAVKQLKANSRIALSGTPIENRLSDLWSLFDFLCPGLLGTVGKFKQFVKGLEKREHDQYAPLRKLVAPYILRRLKTDKSIITDLPDKTEIKAYCGLTKKQAALYAKSVESLAESLEELDGMQRRGLVLAFLMRFKQICNHPSQFLGDGEYADKDSGKIARLKSICEEIASRQEKVLVFTQFREMTEPLALALAGTFGREGIILHGGTPVKQRQKLVKAFQQDEGPPFFILSLKAGGTGLNLTAASHVIHFDRWWNPAVENQATDRAFRIGQHRNVVVHKFICRGTIEEKIDSLLEEKAGMAEDIFKDGAQSLLTEMSNDELLSAVALNIDQAQF